Part of the Flavobacterium sp. KS-LB2 genome is shown below.
TCAATGTAGTTTTCTTTTAAATCCCAGTTTTTGTATAATTTTCTTGGATTTAATGTGCCGTTAGTCAAGTGTGCAATGTATTTTTGAAAACTGGACGTAAGTAGAATGTCGTATTTCACTAAATCAGAATTGTTTAATGTTGTTGATTTTTTTTCGAAATCACTTAATGTTTTTATTTTATAATCGTCTGGATTTAAGCCTTCTTCATCAGATTTAAGGAGTGCTTTTAGAATTATTTTCCTCTTATTTTCAGATTGCCAAATTGCTCTGTAATTAGTAGATTTATAGAAGTCAGAAAGTGTTTTATTATTAAAAGAATGTAGTAGAACAGTGTCAATTCTAATTGATTTTTCGACAATTAAGTCAGGAGAATTTTTGATCTCATTATAGGAGAATGCCTCGCTTTTTAGTTTTTCCTTTTGGCAACTAATAGTTGCGTAAATTAATAGTACAACAGCTAACGTTTTCATCATTCGATTTTTTAAATAAAAAAGTGTCCTCTAATTTATTTTAAGAGAGAATTAGTTGGTTTCAAGGTATTAAATGCCTTCTTTTTGAGTGTTGCACCTCGTTATGGTGAAGTGTCTTTTTGACTTGAGAAGGGGTTCTATTGTAATAAATTAATTTGTTTTACTTCTAATGATGGAATAATGCGGGTTGACTATTTTGTCAAACACGCTAAAATGAAATGCTATAGGTATAGGAACTCGATCAAAATGACAACTTTTAATTAATTTTTCAGTCCGAAATACTTTATGTTTTACTGAAAATTCTCTAAAGCAGTGATTTTTTTAATTTTATTTTTAATTTTATTTTAAGCATAATAAAGGTATAATAATTTCATAATAAATTCTTTAGGATTTTTATATGCTTTTGAAAAAAAGAAGCAGTCACTAAGTTTGTGATTTTTTAATAAAAAAACTTGCATTGAAGCAAACTTATTAAGTATATTTGCACTGTTGTTAATGCGAAAGTAGCTCAGTTGGTAGAGCTCCAGCCTTCCAAGCTGGTTGTCGCGAGTTCGAGCCTCGTCTTTCGCTCTAAGCCTCAAATTAAAGTTTGAGGTTTTTTATTTTTACTATTTAATGCGAAAGTAGCTCAGTTGGTAGAGCTCCAGCCTTCCAAGCTGGTTGTCGCGAGTTCGAGCCTCGTCTTTCGCTCTTTAAAGCCGAAACATAATTGTTTCGGCTTTTTTTGTGCCGTTCTTGGATTACTTTAAAGAACTTAAATCGCTTCCACTTTCTAATTCCTCGGGTGTATGGTTTTGTCTAAACAGTCGAGCTGTCAAATCACCTTTTAAAGTAATTGTGTCTCCTTTTACATCCAGCCAACTTCCCTCTCTTAATCCTAAAACTGGTGCCGAATTATAAGCGTGAAACTCGTTTATTCTGGTTTCACGAGTTTCTCCCATGTGTTTAGAATTGGTGTCGGGGTCTAAATAATGCGGATTTAAATTAAAAGGAATTAATCCTAATGTTTTAAAACTTGGAGGATAAACAATTGGCATGTCATTTGTTGTTTGCATCGTAAGTCCGCAAATGTTACTTCCTGCGCTAGTCCCTAAATATGGCGTTCCATTTTTTACAACTTCAGCTAGGATTTCCATAGTATTGTTTTTGTATAATTGAGACACTAAAACAAATGTGCTTCCGCCTCCAGTAAAAATTCCTTCCGCGTTTTTTAAAGCTTTTCCAGCATCTTCAAATTCATGTATTCCAATTACTTTTTTATTTATTTTGGCAAAAGCCAAACCTACCGTTGCAGTATATTCCTCATGGGAAATGCCTCCTGGTCGCGCGTAAGGAATAAAAAGAATAGTAGTACAGTCTTGAAAATGCACTTGTAATTCAGGTAATAAATAGTCCAGATAATTCTGGTTGGCAAGAGTAGAAGTGCTTGCGATTAGTATATTTTTCATTTTTCAGTCGATAATTTGTGCTAAAGGTATTAAATCAGTCTTTTTGATTTCACATTTTTAATTAACATTTTTTTACCAACCTATTAGCAATTAATTTGGAACGCATTAAGATACTTTTACGAGCTGTCACTAATGTATTAAATAAGGATGATTAGAATTGTGTGCTTGTATTTGGCTTTTGTAGCAACAAATGTTGTCGCACAAGAAACCCCTCGAATAAAATTAAAAGGAAAAGTGACCGCTGATGCTACTGTTTTAGAAGGTATTTATGTGATAAATTTAAAAAGTGAGCAGGCATTAGTAACAGATAAAGAGGGTGATTTTTCTATTTTGGCTAAAGTTGGAGATACATTATTATTCACCGAAGGGCAGTTTAAAGAAGTTAGAATTGCCTTAACCCAAAAGGATTTTGAACAAGAAATGCTTTCTGTGAAAATGATGCCGATAGTAAATCAATTGCGCGAAGTTATTGTAAGAAGCGGTATCAATGCAGTATCAATGGGGATAATTCCAAAGGGACAAAAAATATACACTCCCGCAGAACGAAAGTTATATACTGCCAGTAATCTTAATGCCACTGCTAATGCAGGCTCGATGATGGGTGGTTCAATCTCAGCGGATCCATTATTGAATTGGTTTTCAGGAAGGACTAAAATGCTTAAAAAAGAAGTTGAAGTCGAAAAGAAAGAATCGTATATGAGGCAATTAGAGAATATGTTTACTATTGATTATTTTGTAAATACATTAAAAATACCTTCTGAATATGTCAAAGGCTTTGAATACTATATTGTGGAGAACGAAAGATTCGTGACGATTTTGAAATCTAAAAATGTTGCCATGACTACTTTCTTAATTGGGGAATTAGCAACTAAGTATAAAGAAATAATTGCAAGTGAAAATTAAAATTACGCTACAGCTTATTGTCTTTTTCTTCGTTCAAGTTTTTTTTGCCCAAGCTGGAAGCATAAAAGAACTTCGAGGAAAAATTATCGCCGATTCTGTTGCGGTTGATCGCATTACTATTGAGAATGTAACAACGGATAAAACTGCTTTTTCGGATGCGAATGGTTTCTTTACTATAGCAGTAAGAGAAGGTGATGTTTTAGTGTTTACTGCTGTTAATTTAGAAGGTCTCCGAAAGAAAATTGACAAGCAGGATTTATTGCAGGAAAGTATTACGGTACTCATGATGCCAAAAAGTATTATTTTGAAGGAAGTCATCATAAGTGAATCGTCTATTACAGCAGAGAGTTTGGGCATAATACCGTATGGTCAAAAAAAATATACGCCAGCAGAGAGGAAATTATACACAGCGACTTCTGGTAATGGTATTGATGGATTACTCAATGCTATTTCAGGACGGAAAGCCATGCTAAAAAAGGAAATTATTGTGGAGAAAAAAGAACAATTATTAGCCAGAATCGAAGTTCTTTTTGAAGACAAATATTACATTGAAACCTTAAAAATTCCCAATGATTACATTAGAGG
Proteins encoded:
- the pepE gene encoding dipeptidase PepE gives rise to the protein MKNILIASTSTLANQNYLDYLLPELQVHFQDCTTILFIPYARPGGISHEEYTATVGLAFAKINKKVIGIHEFEDAGKALKNAEGIFTGGGSTFVLVSQLYKNNTMEILAEVVKNGTPYLGTSAGSNICGLTMQTTNDMPIVYPPSFKTLGLIPFNLNPHYLDPDTNSKHMGETRETRINEFHAYNSAPVLGLREGSWLDVKGDTITLKGDLTARLFRQNHTPEELESGSDLSSLK